From a single Loigolactobacillus coryniformis subsp. coryniformis KCTC 3167 = DSM 20001 genomic region:
- the rpsR gene encoding 30S ribosomal protein S18, with protein sequence MAQQRRGGRRRRKVDFIAANHIEHIDYKDTDLLRRFISERGKILPRRVTGTSAKNQRKITIAIKRARIMALLPFVAEDTGM encoded by the coding sequence ATGGCTCAACAACGTAGAGGCGGACGTCGTCGTCGTAAAGTCGATTTTATCGCTGCTAATCATATTGAACATATCGATTACAAAGATACTGACTTATTACGTCGTTTTATTTCAGAACGTGGTAAGATTTTGCCACGTCGGGTAACTGGCACAAGTGCCAAGAACCAACGTAAAATCACGATCGCAATCAAGCGGGCACGTATCATGGCATTATTGCCATTCGTTGCCGAAGATACTGGTATGTAA
- the rpsF gene encoding 30S ribosomal protein S6 produces MAQSKKYEILYIVRPDIEEAAKAALVERFDTILSDNGAEVVESKDWSKRRLAYEIKKYREGLYHLVKVTTEDDKALNEFDRLAKINDDILRHMITRVEE; encoded by the coding sequence ATGGCTCAATCAAAGAAATATGAAATTCTTTACATCGTACGTCCTGATATTGAAGAAGCAGCCAAAGCGGCCTTAGTTGAACGTTTTGACACTATCTTAAGCGATAACGGTGCTGAAGTGGTTGAATCAAAGGACTGGTCGAAACGGCGCTTAGCGTACGAAATTAAGAAGTATCGCGAAGGTTTATACCATTTAGTTAAGGTTACAACTGAAGACGATAAAGCGCTTAATGAATTCGACCGTCTGGCTAAGATCAATGATGACATTTTACGTCACATGATCACACGCGTAGAAGAATAA
- a CDS encoding IS3 family transposase, translating to MHQESHHHQVTKMCRILGVSRAQYYRYRSPKPSKRRAEDAGLKQRILRIFAEFKQRYGVMKIHHELNLELQPLQLRCSPRRISRLMKELDIHSVTVNKWKAASASKTKVEQRPNLLKQDFSTTGLNQKWTADMTYIQTKRNGWCYLSTIMDLHSRRIIGYSFSKKMATDLVLKTLESAVKN from the coding sequence ATTCACCAAGAAAGCCATCACCACCAGGTAACCAAGATGTGCCGAATCCTCGGTGTTTCCAGAGCTCAGTATTATCGTTATCGATCCCCCAAACCTTCAAAACGCCGGGCCGAAGATGCGGGCTTGAAACAACGGATTCTGCGGATCTTTGCGGAATTTAAGCAGCGATACGGTGTTATGAAGATCCACCATGAATTGAATCTGGAACTTCAACCACTGCAGCTTCGGTGCAGTCCACGACGGATTTCCCGGCTCATGAAGGAACTGGATATCCACTCCGTTACCGTCAATAAGTGGAAAGCGGCTTCGGCTTCCAAAACCAAGGTTGAACAGCGTCCCAACTTGCTTAAGCAGGATTTCTCGACCACTGGTTTAAATCAAAAATGGACCGCTGATATGACCTATATTCAAACGAAGCGTAATGGCTGGTGTTACTTATCAACCATCATGGACCTGCACTCACGACGGATTATCGGCTATTCATTCTCAAAAAAGATGGCTACTGATTTAGTCTTAAAGACCCTGGAAAGCGCGGTTAAAAATTGA
- a CDS encoding integrase core domain-containing protein, whose translation MRHSYSRKGCPYDNAPMESFHASLKKECVYPVPVFEDYETAAAVLFEYVHAFYNRKRIHSSLGYQTPLQVEIATLTSQMAA comes from the coding sequence ATCCGCCACTCATACAGCCGTAAGGGTTGTCCGTATGATAATGCGCCAATGGAATCCTTTCACGCTTCCCTCAAAAAGGAATGTGTTTATCCAGTGCCGGTCTTTGAAGATTATGAAACTGCCGCTGCCGTCCTTTTTGAATATGTGCATGCTTTCTACAATAGGAAGAGAATTCATAGTTCACTGGGCTACCAGACCCCCTTACAAGTTGAAATTGCAACACTTACGAGCCAAATGGCCGCCTGA
- the ssb gene encoding single-stranded DNA-binding protein has translation MINRVVLIGRLTRDTELRYTSGGAAVASFTLAVNRQFTNRNGEREADFINCVMWRKSAENFTNFTHKGSLVGIEGRIQTRNYDNAEGQRVYVTEVVADNFSLLESRSADEHRQSTGGGQSSGGYNNNNQSNGFSSSNNAFNSAPQSTTNPAPSNGPASSANSNPNDPFANNGESIDISDDDLPF, from the coding sequence ATGATCAATCGAGTAGTCCTAATTGGACGTTTGACCCGGGATACTGAATTACGTTATACCAGTGGTGGTGCAGCAGTTGCTTCATTCACTTTAGCAGTTAATCGCCAGTTCACTAACCGTAATGGGGAACGTGAAGCTGACTTTATCAACTGTGTGATGTGGCGTAAATCAGCCGAGAACTTTACTAATTTTACCCATAAAGGATCATTAGTAGGGATCGAAGGTCGGATTCAAACACGGAATTATGACAACGCTGAAGGTCAACGTGTTTACGTGACTGAAGTTGTTGCCGATAACTTCTCATTGTTAGAATCACGTTCTGCTGACGAACATCGTCAAAGTACTGGCGGTGGCCAAAGTTCTGGTGGTTATAACAATAATAATCAGTCTAACGGCTTTAGCAGCAGTAACAACGCATTCAACTCAGCTCCTCAATCAACAACTAATCCGGCTCCTAGCAATGGTCCTGCCAGCAGCGCAAATAGCAATCCGAATGATCCATTTGCAAATAATGGTGAATCGATTGATATTTCCGATGATGACTTACCATTCTAG
- a CDS encoding transposase: protein MFTCQLVTTKNSNKNLYKQGESAAQLAREYGIGYSTVHKWIQGQAKTQSGKSPDEIKAMEKRLASLSEENEILKKPWASLRRSNQYL from the coding sequence ATTTTTACATGCCAACTCGTTACGACAAAGAATTCAAACAAAAACCTATATAAGCAAGGCGAATCAGCTGCCCAACTGGCCAGAGAATATGGCATTGGCTATTCAACAGTTCATAAGTGGATCCAGGGCCAGGCCAAAACTCAATCCGGTAAATCGCCAGACGAAATCAAAGCGATGGAAAAGCGACTGGCTTCGCTGTCTGAGGAGAACGAAATCCTAAAAAAGCCCTGGGCTTCCTTGCGCAGAAGTAACCAATATCTTTGA
- a CDS encoding tyrosine-type recombinase/integrase encodes MACKNSFLLRDDLFIIPSLKSCLRNQLTSSIDKQTIDYLEEWYEDQRLMTRSEFVLSQDGAPLNSTYINDIVHDYGELAKVPTVTAHALRHSHASLLISLGENPLVIRDRLGHKDVRTTLEIYGHLYPKSDIEASKRLEGLVTVLSE; translated from the coding sequence TTGGCATGTAAAAATTCCTTCCTTTTGAGAGATGATTTATTCATTATACCCTCTCTTAAAAGTTGTCTCAGGAATCAGCTTACATCCAGTATTGATAAGCAAACGATTGATTACTTGGAAGAGTGGTACGAAGATCAGCGATTGATGACCCGCTCGGAGTTTGTTCTATCCCAAGACGGTGCGCCGCTAAACAGCACCTACATCAATGATATTGTCCATGACTACGGTGAGTTGGCTAAAGTGCCGACTGTGACTGCCCACGCATTGCGGCACTCGCACGCCTCACTGCTAATCAGTCTTGGGGAGAATCCGTTAGTGATTCGAGATCGCCTTGGGCACAAGGATGTGCGGACGACTTTAGAGATTTACGGTCACCTCTACCCCAAGAGTGACATTGAGGCTTCTAAACGACTGGAAGGATTGGTCACAGTGCTATCAGAATGA